A portion of the Hoylesella buccalis ATCC 35310 genome contains these proteins:
- a CDS encoding DUF3873 domain-containing protein yields MTTRMTINGVSTCAEAGTEKYERFQSGIGRRRRTLVQYDYRHPIDRELFSCVKPTLDECRAARDKWLNAKKGKEDRL; encoded by the coding sequence ATGACAACACGAATGACCATCAACGGAGTAAGCACCTGCGCGGAAGCAGGTACGGAGAAATACGAGCGTTTCCAATCGGGTATCGGAAGACGCAGGCGGACACTTGTGCAGTACGACTACCGCCACCCCATAGACAGAGAATTGTTCTCTTGTGTCAAACCCACGTTGGACGAGTGCCGAGCCGCACGGGACAAGTGGCTGAACGCAAAGAAGGGAAAGGAGGACAGACTATGA
- a CDS encoding DUF6956 domain-containing protein: protein MNTTYQTLIVKFSEPITALDGIFDDTGAWGTDTLKGWIDDYESTRFTATDSHTAVITSEYNMECVKEWLQRQTPISEMREF from the coding sequence ATGAACACGACCTATCAAACGCTGATAGTCAAGTTCAGCGAACCTATCACGGCATTGGACGGTATCTTTGACGATACCGGAGCGTGGGGAACGGACACCCTCAAGGGGTGGATAGATGATTACGAAAGCACACGTTTCACCGCCACCGACAGCCATACGGCAGTCATCACGAGCGAGTACAATATGGAATGTGTGAAAGAGTGGCTACAACGGCAGACCCCCATTTCCGAAATGCGAGAATTTTGA